In Suttonella indologenes, one genomic interval encodes:
- a CDS encoding RNA-guided endonuclease TnpB family protein has protein sequence MLKAYKYRIYPNSEQALLIEKHFGCSRFVFNWALALQNRYYKIFGKSLSRTQIQNQLVKKKKTSKFAWLNEVNSQSLLNALLNVHTAFSNFFKGRAKFPRFKSKKIPQRSYQCPQHCSVNFEQGIINLPKIKGIKTVFSREFEGRVKTVTISKTATGKYHASILVENNEVVPTPTTIEPSLTVGIDLGISHLLNLSDGSKFDNPKHLAHASKRLAVQQKIFARKQKQSKNHQKQKLAVARIHEKVRNGRLDLHHKITHSLICENQATSYALEDLAVKNMVKNRKLAKVIHDVGWGQFVTLLTYKANWYGKNILKVNRFFASSKICSHCHHKLDNLPLSVRNWTCPSCQTRHDRDANAASNIRKQALADALGLSAV, from the coding sequence ATGCTCAAAGCTTATAAATACAGGATTTACCCAAACAGCGAACAAGCCTTGCTAATCGAAAAGCATTTTGGCTGTAGCCGTTTTGTGTTCAATTGGGCGTTAGCATTGCAAAATAGATATTACAAAATCTTTGGCAAGTCATTATCCCGTACTCAAATACAAAACCAATTAGTCAAGAAAAAGAAAACAAGCAAATTTGCATGGCTAAACGAAGTTAATAGCCAATCGCTACTTAATGCCTTGCTAAATGTGCATACCGCCTTTAGCAATTTCTTCAAAGGTCGTGCCAAGTTTCCACGCTTCAAATCTAAAAAAATTCCACAGCGTAGCTACCAATGTCCCCAACATTGCAGCGTAAACTTTGAACAAGGCATTATCAATCTACCCAAAATCAAAGGCATTAAAACCGTATTTAGCCGTGAATTTGAGGGCAGGGTTAAGACAGTAACGATTAGCAAAACCGCCACAGGCAAATACCATGCAAGCATTTTAGTTGAAAACAATGAAGTTGTACCAACACCTACCACAATAGAGCCTAGCCTAACTGTTGGTATTGACTTAGGTATCAGCCACTTACTTAACTTATCAGACGGCAGCAAGTTTGATAATCCAAAACATTTAGCCCATGCCAGTAAGCGACTGGCAGTACAACAAAAAATCTTTGCTCGCAAACAAAAACAAAGTAAAAACCATCAAAAACAAAAATTAGCCGTTGCTCGTATTCATGAAAAAGTACGCAACGGGCGCTTAGACTTACACCACAAAATCACGCATAGCCTTATCTGTGAAAACCAAGCTACCAGTTATGCACTTGAAGATTTAGCGGTGAAAAACATGGTAAAAAACCGTAAACTTGCCAAAGTTATTCATGATGTCGGTTGGGGGCAATTTGTTACCCTGCTTACCTACAAAGCAAATTGGTATGGTAAAAACATTCTAAAAGTCAATCGGTTCTTTGCCAGTAGTAAAATTTGTTCGCATTGTCATCACAAGCTAGATAATTTGCCATTATCTGTGAGAAATTGGACGTGTCCTAGCTGTCAAACACGCCATGACCGTGATGCCAATGCAGCAAGCAATATACGAAAGCAAGCCTTAGCTGATGCACTAGGACTTAGTGCTGTATAA